The Fodinibius salinus genome includes a window with the following:
- a CDS encoding TetR/AcrR family transcriptional regulator, with amino-acid sequence MAPRTPEQNEKIREQRSQSIINAALKLFAENGVANTSISQIAKEADTSKGLIYNYFSGKRDLLHNVIQEGMEKMPLDMPAPQTKMQARQQLELTLDQMHELAVEGKLFWKFYAELLFQLVRNEELSKEFEDEFNLFIDFFTTLLDCMDYPDPQINGRILAAKLDGILLHGLYYDNYPTKQIFEQIKKTYLTDETNEHQ; translated from the coding sequence ATGGCACCGCGAACACCTGAACAAAACGAAAAAATCCGAGAGCAACGCAGCCAGAGTATCATTAATGCGGCGCTCAAGCTTTTTGCCGAAAATGGCGTTGCAAACACCAGTATCAGTCAGATTGCCAAAGAAGCTGATACATCCAAGGGACTCATTTATAACTACTTTAGCGGAAAAAGAGACTTACTTCATAATGTAATCCAAGAGGGTATGGAGAAGATGCCGTTGGATATGCCCGCTCCCCAAACCAAAATGCAAGCCCGCCAACAGCTCGAGCTTACCCTGGACCAAATGCATGAATTAGCAGTCGAGGGCAAACTCTTTTGGAAATTCTATGCAGAGCTTCTGTTCCAATTGGTTCGTAACGAAGAGCTTTCAAAGGAGTTTGAGGACGAGTTTAATTTATTTATCGACTTCTTTACAACACTGCTTGATTGTATGGACTACCCTGATCCACAGATCAACGGCCGTATCCTGGCTGCGAAGCTGGATGGTATACTTTTGCACGGTTTATATTACGACAACTATCCCACCAAACAGATTTTTGAACAGATAAAAAAAACATATCTGACCGATGAAACCAATGAACATCAATAA
- the hisD gene encoding histidinol dehydrogenase, translated as MRQYTYSNLTEEQIQKLCQRPKMDFNSIFEQVEPIIQRVTEEGDDGINHFTTKFDGVTPDPLVISPENQQINLDNKIKEAIDTAFDNIYKFHKAQLPSTLEVETMSGVECKRVTRPIQRVGLYVPGGTAILPSTLMMLGIPAMLAGCSTIAIATPPQKDGSIADEILYIAQKVGATHLLKAGGAQAVAGMALGTESVPKVDKILGPGNQYVTAAKMMLQNSEAQIAIDMPAGPSEVLVIADGSANPEFVAADLLSQAEHGKDSQVVLLATANFDWNTCKQAIAKQMDDLPRKEVAQKAIEQSFSITVENIEQAFTFSNQYAPEHLIIQCKNPQQFEEKIINAGSVFLGHWTPESAGDYASGTNHTLPTYGYARMFSGVSVDSFIKQITMQKITEDGLQALGPTVEKLAEIEGLQAHKNAVSIRLADINK; from the coding sequence ATGAGACAGTATACCTATAGCAACTTAACGGAAGAACAGATACAAAAGCTCTGCCAGCGGCCGAAGATGGATTTCAACTCTATCTTCGAGCAGGTTGAGCCTATTATCCAGCGTGTTACTGAGGAAGGTGACGATGGGATCAACCATTTCACTACTAAGTTTGATGGCGTTACCCCTGACCCGTTGGTCATCAGCCCTGAGAATCAACAGATCAATTTGGATAATAAAATTAAAGAGGCCATAGATACGGCATTCGATAATATCTATAAATTCCATAAGGCCCAGCTTCCTTCTACATTAGAAGTAGAAACCATGTCCGGCGTGGAGTGCAAACGTGTAACTCGTCCCATTCAGCGAGTGGGATTGTACGTGCCCGGAGGCACCGCCATTCTACCCTCTACCCTGATGATGTTAGGCATTCCCGCAATGTTGGCCGGTTGTTCTACAATTGCAATTGCAACACCGCCTCAAAAAGACGGCTCCATTGCTGATGAAATTTTGTATATCGCCCAAAAGGTCGGTGCTACACACCTACTTAAAGCCGGAGGGGCGCAAGCAGTAGCCGGAATGGCTTTAGGTACGGAGTCTGTGCCGAAGGTGGATAAAATATTGGGTCCGGGTAACCAATACGTAACTGCGGCTAAAATGATGCTTCAAAACAGTGAAGCACAAATAGCTATTGATATGCCGGCCGGACCATCAGAGGTACTGGTCATTGCTGATGGCTCTGCCAACCCAGAGTTCGTTGCTGCAGACTTACTTTCCCAAGCCGAACATGGCAAAGACAGTCAGGTGGTGCTGTTGGCTACTGCCAATTTTGATTGGAATACATGTAAGCAGGCCATTGCAAAACAAATGGACGATCTACCGCGCAAGGAAGTTGCTCAAAAAGCAATTGAGCAAAGTTTCAGCATTACAGTAGAAAATATTGAGCAGGCCTTTACATTTTCAAATCAGTATGCCCCTGAGCACCTGATCATCCAGTGTAAAAATCCACAACAATTTGAAGAAAAAATCATTAATGCTGGATCAGTATTCTTGGGACACTGGACCCCCGAGAGTGCCGGTGATTATGCTTCGGGAACGAACCATACATTGCCAACTTATGGCTATGCCCGGATGTTCAGCGGGGTCTCTGTAGATTCATTTATCAAGCAAATAACAATGCAGAAAATTACTGAGGATGGCTTGCAAGCACTTGGCCCCACGGTAGAAAAATTGGCCGAAATTGAAGGATTACAAGCTCATAAAAATGCAGTCTCTATTCGGCTTGCTGACATAAATAAGTAA
- the hisH gene encoding imidazole glycerol phosphate synthase subunit HisH, with amino-acid sequence MIAIINYEAGNLASVSNALSRLNANHIVTNQKEELNQAEGIIFPGVGHAEPAMESLRTNELDQWLKDTNKPVLGICLGMQLLYESSEEGNSEGLGLIPGTLKKFNSETKKVPHMGWNTFTEVNTDHPLVSNFDDSEYFYFVHSYFAPINKYSIANCHYIQDFTAVVSKGNYMGVQFHPEKSGKAGSLLLQNFLDYVHYTDLET; translated from the coding sequence ATGATCGCAATTATTAATTATGAAGCCGGAAACTTGGCATCGGTATCCAATGCCCTTAGCCGACTGAATGCTAACCATATTGTTACCAACCAAAAGGAAGAGCTAAACCAAGCTGAAGGCATTATCTTTCCCGGGGTTGGTCATGCTGAACCGGCAATGGAATCACTGAGAACAAACGAGCTTGACCAATGGTTAAAAGATACCAATAAACCGGTTCTTGGCATCTGCCTGGGCATGCAGCTGCTGTATGAATCCTCAGAAGAAGGTAATTCTGAAGGGCTGGGACTCATCCCTGGTACGTTAAAAAAGTTCAATTCTGAAACCAAAAAAGTTCCACATATGGGATGGAATACTTTTACCGAAGTCAATACCGACCACCCACTAGTCAGTAATTTTGACGATTCGGAGTATTTCTACTTTGTGCACAGCTATTTTGCCCCAATCAACAAATATTCAATAGCCAATTGCCATTATATTCAAGACTTTACAGCTGTTGTTAGCAAGGGCAACTATATGGGAGTACAATTTCATCCAGAAAAATCGGGAAAGGCCGGATCACTGCTGCTTCAAAATTTCTTGGATTACGTGCACTACACCGATCTTGAAACCTAA
- a CDS encoding ABC transporter permease: protein MLTLKLAWRNIWRNKRRTLITTTSIIIAVLLSSVMRSMQEGQYKDMIESTVGTFSGYIQVHAKGYWDEKTLDNSFQATDSLMKKLQTPEEVSGVVPRIESFALGAGKQQSRPVMVMGIDIETEQLLSKPKERLQKGSYFKSNSEQSVLVGHKVLQRLNMQVGDSLVLLGQGFRGMSATGLYPIKGTLEFPNPEMNKNLVMLPLQTAQHFLAADERLTTAAFTVENPEHIAPLVNQLKSNLTDDYEVMSWREMMPSLVQSIEADRGSGYIILGVLYMVVGFGILGTVLMMVTERTYEFGIMLSVGTPQGKLARILSIEILFIAMLGSAIGILLSLPITWYFHLNPIQLTGDMAVVTESYGLQPIIPFSVEPSIFLSQALVIFIITLSFSLIPVIKASNINPVEAMRS, encoded by the coding sequence ATGCTGACTTTAAAGCTAGCTTGGCGAAATATTTGGCGGAACAAACGCCGTACACTTATCACGACGACTTCCATCATTATAGCGGTATTGCTTTCTTCAGTGATGCGTTCCATGCAAGAAGGACAGTACAAAGATATGATTGAAAGTACAGTCGGTACCTTTTCCGGCTATATTCAAGTACATGCTAAGGGGTATTGGGACGAGAAAACGCTGGACAACAGTTTCCAAGCTACCGATTCGCTAATGAAAAAATTGCAAACTCCTGAGGAGGTCTCAGGGGTTGTGCCACGTATCGAATCATTTGCTCTGGGCGCCGGCAAGCAACAAAGTCGGCCGGTGATGGTAATGGGCATTGATATCGAAACCGAACAACTCCTAAGCAAACCGAAGGAGCGGCTTCAAAAAGGGAGCTATTTTAAAAGCAATAGCGAACAATCCGTTCTCGTCGGCCATAAGGTGCTCCAGCGACTGAATATGCAGGTAGGGGACAGTCTTGTATTATTGGGACAGGGATTTCGCGGAATGAGCGCCACAGGGTTATATCCCATTAAAGGAACCCTGGAATTCCCTAATCCGGAAATGAATAAGAACCTTGTAATGCTGCCGCTGCAAACCGCCCAACACTTTTTAGCCGCTGACGAACGCTTAACAACAGCGGCATTTACTGTTGAAAATCCAGAGCATATTGCCCCCCTCGTAAACCAATTAAAGAGTAATCTTACTGATGATTATGAAGTGATGAGCTGGCGCGAAATGATGCCCTCACTCGTCCAAAGTATTGAGGCAGATCGCGGAAGTGGCTATATCATATTAGGGGTTCTCTATATGGTTGTTGGTTTTGGAATTTTAGGTACAGTCCTGATGATGGTTACCGAACGGACATATGAATTCGGCATCATGCTCTCCGTCGGCACTCCACAAGGTAAACTAGCTCGCATTTTGAGCATCGAAATACTATTCATCGCCATGCTGGGTAGCGCCATCGGCATTCTACTGAGTCTGCCTATTACTTGGTATTTTCACCTTAATCCCATTCAGCTTACCGGCGATATGGCTGTAGTAACAGAAAGTTATGGCTTGCAACCGATTATCCCCTTTTCGGTAGAACCCTCAATATTTCTTTCACAGGCACTGGTTATCTTTATTATCACACTTTCATTCAGCCTGATTCCCGTCATAAAAGCTAGCAATATTAATCCCGTAGAAGCCATGAGGTCTTGA
- the hisC gene encoding histidinol-phosphate transaminase, with protein MSSSFNIENFVRPNIRQLEPYHSAREDFEDGLLLDANENSLGAPFTDDSKLHRYPDPAQKRLRGLIAKWRGVRRENIFTGVGSDEGIDLLFRIFCTPGKDRILTVPPTYGMYTVSANIYDIAIDEVLLEEETFQPRVEPILNATTPETKILFLCSPNNPTANTFEADRVEQLVEKFPGIVVVDEAYIDFSEEPSWTSKIAEYSNLVVLQTMSKSLGLAGIRLGITYAQEQIINYMMKVKAPYNINKLTAQKAIEGLQNWDTVSFKINAIKKERKQLAEKLNQLNAVQKVYPSEANFLLVKINNARTLYEQLTKRDIIVRYRGDEPHCNSCLRITVGTPDENERLISALQDLTS; from the coding sequence ATGAGTAGTTCATTTAATATTGAAAATTTTGTTCGTCCTAATATTCGACAACTTGAACCTTACCACAGTGCTCGCGAAGATTTTGAAGATGGGTTGCTACTTGATGCCAATGAAAATAGCCTGGGTGCACCTTTTACTGATGACAGTAAGCTACATCGCTACCCGGATCCAGCCCAAAAAAGGCTGCGGGGGCTCATTGCCAAATGGCGGGGTGTTCGAAGGGAAAATATATTTACCGGAGTTGGCAGCGATGAGGGGATCGACCTGTTATTTCGCATCTTCTGCACTCCCGGTAAAGATCGGATATTAACGGTCCCTCCTACTTATGGGATGTACACCGTATCTGCTAATATTTACGATATTGCAATTGATGAAGTATTGCTGGAAGAAGAAACGTTCCAGCCACGGGTAGAGCCCATCCTAAATGCGACAACTCCAGAGACAAAGATTCTATTTCTCTGTTCTCCCAATAATCCAACGGCTAATACTTTTGAAGCTGACAGAGTAGAACAACTGGTGGAAAAATTCCCAGGTATTGTGGTAGTGGATGAGGCCTATATCGACTTTAGCGAAGAACCTAGCTGGACTTCAAAAATAGCTGAATATTCAAATCTTGTTGTTTTACAGACGATGTCTAAGTCGCTGGGCCTAGCCGGAATTCGACTAGGCATTACCTATGCTCAGGAACAGATTATAAATTATATGATGAAAGTAAAGGCCCCTTATAACATCAATAAATTAACGGCTCAAAAGGCCATCGAAGGATTACAAAATTGGGATACGGTCAGTTTTAAAATTAATGCCATCAAAAAGGAACGTAAACAGCTTGCTGAAAAGTTAAATCAACTGAATGCTGTGCAGAAAGTGTATCCCAGCGAAGCTAATTTCTTACTGGTCAAAATCAACAATGCCCGCACGCTTTATGAGCAACTCACTAAACGAGATATCATCGTCCGATATCGCGGTGATGAACCGCACTGCAACAGCTGCCTGCGGATTACAGTAGGAACGCCGGACGAAAACGAACGGTTAATTTCAGCATTACAAGACCTAACATCATGA
- a CDS encoding YCF48-related protein, whose product MKRLSLLISVVLISLSLAFTACNTTNSDGEDGTPDPVPPSEAQNGEWTLVTSSVDNTIHDVVITPEGAYAVAEGGILLERTQEEWIKVVDSGVSGNGNNLFGLAKTADENKLWMVGSSGAVGEYNISTGNLNDFSQPMDASNNFNDVAVTRKPDATNIYIAGDSGQMYYNFDDGKEGKWNSVTPGNGSAINAVGFFNDREGHIIDANQSVFVTQDGGTWNQAGIADADVDFEGIDSDGTKNVRVSGGNGMIFTWNGSEWMSTSVAEATLMDIEVDAEDQSGYAVGGGATIISYNGSTWSPQETPTTENINAVALGSDTQPDIAVGAGGTILER is encoded by the coding sequence ATGAAACGATTATCATTACTAATTTCTGTTGTTTTAATTTCACTCTCATTGGCATTTACAGCATGTAATACTACAAATTCAGATGGTGAGGATGGAACACCCGATCCTGTTCCACCAAGCGAAGCGCAAAACGGGGAATGGACACTGGTTACCTCCTCAGTAGATAATACTATTCACGATGTGGTTATTACCCCCGAAGGAGCCTACGCTGTAGCAGAAGGTGGCATCCTACTTGAACGGACCCAAGAAGAATGGATTAAAGTTGTCGATAGCGGCGTATCCGGTAACGGCAACAACCTGTTTGGCTTAGCTAAAACTGCGGATGAAAATAAGCTCTGGATGGTTGGTTCCAGCGGAGCTGTAGGCGAATACAATATATCTACTGGCAATCTTAATGACTTTTCTCAGCCGATGGATGCATCCAACAATTTCAATGATGTTGCCGTCACCCGAAAGCCTGATGCCACTAATATTTACATAGCCGGAGATTCAGGACAAATGTATTACAATTTTGATGACGGCAAAGAAGGGAAATGGAACAGCGTTACCCCGGGTAATGGTTCTGCCATTAACGCGGTCGGATTTTTCAATGATCGGGAAGGGCACATTATTGATGCGAATCAATCAGTATTTGTTACCCAAGACGGCGGTACGTGGAACCAAGCTGGTATTGCCGATGCAGATGTTGATTTCGAAGGCATAGACAGTGACGGCACAAAAAACGTTCGGGTTTCCGGAGGCAATGGCATGATCTTTACATGGAATGGTTCGGAATGGATGTCCACCAGTGTAGCAGAGGCAACATTAATGGACATTGAAGTCGATGCTGAAGATCAGAGTGGGTATGCCGTTGGTGGTGGTGCCACGATAATTAGCTACAATGGATCCACTTGGTCACCCCAAGAAACGCCAACAACCGAAAATATCAATGCGGTTGCGCTGGGATCTGACACACAACCTGATATTGCAGTAGGTGCCGGTGGTACCATCTTGGAACGATAA
- the hisB gene encoding imidazoleglycerol-phosphate dehydratase HisB → MNIRISTASLIGENDDMLWSGALYGLKRLQEMDHQLFFIPDDLSKQQLALLGNEEISASDMDPNAVDLQVITDNGILKVMDTNGAEIESAKNWIILSTKICFPSRKAFLQRTTSETDIEIALNLDGTGENSIDTGLDFYDHMLEQIAKHGLIDLNISCDGDLNIDEHHTIEDVAICLGQAINQALGDKVGIQRYGFTLPMDESLAEVAIDFSGRPFLKFNGEFQRNMVGDFPTEMTQHFFYSLTMNLKATLHISVQGDNDHHKIEACFKGLARCLRTAVSRNERIANILPSTKDLLE, encoded by the coding sequence ATGAATATCAGAATTTCTACAGCATCACTAATCGGTGAAAATGATGACATGCTATGGAGTGGCGCTCTCTATGGACTCAAGCGCCTGCAGGAAATGGATCATCAACTCTTTTTTATCCCAGATGATCTTTCCAAACAACAGCTTGCGTTGCTGGGAAACGAAGAAATTTCTGCCAGTGATATGGACCCCAATGCTGTTGACTTGCAAGTGATTACTGATAATGGCATCCTTAAGGTGATGGATACGAACGGTGCCGAGATCGAGTCCGCTAAAAACTGGATTATCCTGAGTACTAAAATTTGCTTCCCCTCGCGGAAAGCCTTTCTACAACGAACAACCTCTGAAACAGATATCGAAATAGCCCTCAATCTGGACGGCACCGGAGAAAACAGTATCGATACGGGACTTGATTTCTATGATCACATGCTGGAACAAATTGCCAAACACGGACTCATTGACCTGAATATCTCCTGCGACGGTGATTTGAATATTGATGAACATCATACTATCGAGGATGTGGCGATTTGCCTTGGTCAGGCGATAAATCAGGCATTGGGCGACAAAGTTGGTATTCAGCGATACGGATTTACGTTGCCCATGGACGAGTCGCTGGCTGAAGTAGCAATTGATTTTTCAGGCCGCCCTTTTTTGAAGTTCAATGGCGAATTTCAACGTAACATGGTTGGCGATTTCCCCACAGAAATGACGCAGCATTTCTTCTATTCGTTAACTATGAACCTGAAGGCTACCCTACACATTTCGGTACAAGGCGATAATGATCATCATAAAATTGAAGCCTGTTTTAAGGGGCTAGCAAGATGCCTGCGAACGGCTGTCAGTCGTAATGAACGAATAGCAAACATTTTACCCAGTACAAAAGACTTACTTGAATAA
- a CDS encoding ABC transporter permease has product MFSTIIKLGWKNIWRNPTRSAVVIIAVLLGTWSGIFLSGFFTGMMQGYLDNQFELTVGHIEISHPQFDDMYSPEYYVPNSDQVIRELDQLSYIQDISTQSLATGLAQSARNNYGATIHGLHPDSNYSIKEYLKKGSMPGASQKRNPIIIGQKLAERLDIKLDSRIVLSFQDKNGEITGGAFRVAGIFDTFSNPYDESNVFVNRNDLNGLMELSNQVHNIRLTLSDFSQAQHYTQQLQDQFPNLQIKTWGETAPELQYMYDMTDLMMYIVMVIIIIALIFSIINTMLMAVLERTRELGMLRAVGMNKPRVFSMIVSETVFLTMVGAPIGMLLSWITISYFGDVGIDLSIFAEGLSAYGFGTVIYPYLPNMYYLNITLMIAGAALLSALYPAFKSLQLNPVKAIRKFN; this is encoded by the coding sequence ATGTTTAGCACTATCATCAAACTTGGCTGGAAGAACATTTGGCGAAACCCCACGCGTAGTGCGGTCGTTATTATTGCCGTGCTTTTGGGTACCTGGTCAGGCATTTTCTTATCAGGATTTTTTACTGGGATGATGCAAGGCTATCTCGATAACCAATTTGAACTTACTGTCGGACATATTGAAATAAGCCACCCGCAGTTCGATGATATGTATAGCCCGGAATACTATGTTCCTAACTCTGATCAAGTAATCAGAGAACTTGATCAGCTATCCTATATTCAGGATATCTCAACACAAAGCCTTGCTACCGGCTTGGCACAAAGCGCGCGTAATAACTACGGTGCAACTATCCACGGACTCCATCCCGACAGCAATTATAGTATCAAAGAATACCTCAAAAAAGGATCGATGCCCGGGGCATCGCAAAAACGGAACCCAATTATCATTGGACAGAAACTGGCTGAACGGCTAGATATTAAACTGGACTCACGTATAGTACTCAGCTTTCAAGACAAAAACGGGGAAATCACTGGTGGAGCATTCCGGGTGGCAGGCATTTTTGATACGTTCAGCAATCCCTATGACGAAAGTAATGTGTTTGTCAACCGAAATGATTTAAACGGGTTGATGGAACTAAGTAATCAGGTTCATAATATTCGATTAACCCTCAGCGACTTTAGTCAGGCGCAACACTATACTCAGCAACTTCAGGACCAATTTCCAAATCTGCAGATTAAAACCTGGGGTGAAACAGCACCCGAACTGCAGTACATGTATGATATGACTGATCTTATGATGTATATCGTAATGGTGATCATCATCATTGCGCTAATTTTTAGTATCATCAACACCATGCTAATGGCCGTACTTGAACGTACCCGAGAGCTGGGGATGCTTCGCGCTGTGGGAATGAATAAACCCCGAGTGTTTTCGATGATTGTCTCCGAAACTGTATTTCTTACGATGGTCGGCGCCCCCATCGGTATGTTGTTGAGCTGGATCACGATCTCCTACTTTGGGGATGTAGGCATTGACCTGAGTATTTTTGCCGAAGGGCTTAGCGCTTACGGTTTTGGGACCGTCATTTATCCGTACTTGCCTAATATGTACTATCTGAATATCACACTGATGATCGCCGGAGCTGCCCTGCTTTCAGCATTGTATCCCGCTTTCAAGAGCTTGCAACTAAATCCTGTAAAAGCAATCAGAAAATTCAATTAA
- a CDS encoding outer membrane lipoprotein-sorting protein yields MNINKSLSLKSLLILGVALLFARPAQSQDATEIVRKANEKMQGKSSQVKMTMQIVRPNWERSISMKAWSKGQDYSLILITGPARDKGSAYLKRGNEIWNWQPSINRTIKMPPSMMSQSWMGSDFSNNDLVRESSIVVDYNHTLLGDSTLSGYDSYKIEMIPKPEAPVVWGKVISFISKDKYMQLRAEFYDEDGELVRLMKGSKVKEMDGRIVPTRMEMIPVDEKGNKTVINYDKMEFNIDISQRFFSIQNMKNVE; encoded by the coding sequence ATGAACATCAATAAATCTCTTTCTTTAAAGTCCCTGTTAATACTTGGTGTGGCCTTACTATTTGCCAGACCTGCCCAATCGCAGGATGCTACTGAAATTGTCCGAAAGGCCAACGAAAAGATGCAGGGCAAGAGTTCACAGGTCAAAATGACTATGCAAATCGTGCGCCCAAACTGGGAGCGTAGCATCTCGATGAAAGCCTGGAGCAAGGGACAGGATTACAGCCTTATTTTAATTACCGGTCCGGCCCGTGATAAAGGATCGGCGTATCTAAAACGCGGAAATGAAATCTGGAACTGGCAGCCAAGTATCAACCGGACAATCAAGATGCCGCCTTCAATGATGAGCCAATCCTGGATGGGATCAGACTTTTCAAATAATGACCTAGTCCGCGAATCTTCTATCGTCGTGGATTACAACCACACCCTACTTGGTGATTCGACTCTTAGCGGATACGATAGCTACAAAATTGAAATGATCCCCAAGCCCGAAGCACCTGTAGTCTGGGGAAAGGTTATCTCCTTTATATCAAAGGACAAGTATATGCAGCTGCGGGCCGAATTTTATGATGAGGATGGCGAACTGGTTCGACTGATGAAAGGTTCAAAAGTAAAAGAGATGGACGGACGTATTGTCCCTACCCGAATGGAGATGATTCCCGTAGATGAGAAGGGCAACAAAACAGTTATCAACTATGATAAAATGGAATTTAATATTGACATCTCTCAGCGATTCTTTAGCATCCAGAATATGAAAAATGTAGAATGA
- the hisG gene encoding ATP phosphoribosyltransferase, whose protein sequence is MQRTADSKTSLRIAIQKSGRLTDKTIDLLKGIGLRFDDYKRNLLVKCRNFDVELLLIRDDDIPEYVQDGVCDLGFVGANETQEKGADVTVLRGLDYGVCRLSLAVPKDGNIQSVEDFEGKSIATSYPNITQNFFKERNINADTVTISGAVEIAPRLEVADAICDLVSTGNTLKANGLQELKSILESETQLIRTNKKLSPGKKQLIDKFLQRMDGHQQAERSRYIMMNAPEEAVPRIKEIIPSLKSPTVMPLADNGMVAIHTVIPIDEFWIVMEKLKTEGATGIVILPIESMIL, encoded by the coding sequence ATGCAACGCACTGCCGACTCTAAGACTTCACTACGTATTGCCATTCAAAAATCCGGACGTCTGACCGATAAAACCATTGATCTGTTGAAAGGTATCGGTCTCCGTTTTGATGATTACAAACGAAATCTGCTGGTTAAATGCCGTAATTTTGATGTTGAGCTCCTGCTCATCCGCGACGATGACATTCCCGAATATGTACAAGACGGTGTTTGTGATCTTGGTTTTGTAGGAGCCAATGAAACACAAGAAAAAGGTGCTGATGTTACTGTACTTCGTGGTTTGGATTATGGCGTTTGCCGATTATCATTAGCTGTCCCTAAAGATGGTAACATCCAATCGGTTGAAGATTTTGAAGGAAAATCAATAGCAACAAGTTATCCCAATATAACCCAAAACTTTTTTAAAGAACGTAATATCAATGCTGATACGGTTACAATTTCGGGAGCTGTAGAAATTGCACCCCGCCTGGAAGTGGCCGATGCTATTTGTGATCTGGTATCTACCGGAAACACCTTAAAAGCCAACGGACTCCAAGAGTTAAAATCAATCTTGGAATCGGAAACGCAGCTCATCCGCACCAACAAAAAATTATCGCCAGGCAAAAAACAGCTTATTGACAAATTTTTGCAACGGATGGACGGGCACCAGCAAGCCGAGCGCAGCCGGTATATCATGATGAATGCTCCTGAAGAAGCAGTACCACGAATCAAAGAGATCATCCCGTCACTCAAAAGCCCCACTGTTATGCCCCTGGCTGATAACGGCATGGTGGCAATTCACACGGTTATCCCAATTGACGAATTCTGGATAGTAATGGAAAAACTAAAGACCGAGGGCGCAACCGGTATTGTTATCCTTCCTATTGAAAGTATGATATTGTAA
- a CDS encoding DUF4382 domain-containing protein, producing the protein MKNISLLLTIIMTLAMGFTACDNTGSNGGTGTMEVTMTDAPTNYDSVNVTINKVRVNKKENAETDSTESDEEAEENGWVTIMNQQMKINLLELTNGNQIMLGSKELEAGTYSQIRFILGDDNTVTVDGQTHPLQTPSAKQSGLKLNVDAEVENGVTYSLLIDFDVARSIVEKGNDGYLLKPVLRAVNLAETGSIAGNVQPADFNTNVLAVLEGDTVTSTITAENGTFEIIGLAPDSDYEVVFDPSSDQYSDSTQTNIKVEAGKETDLDTIQLEQNSTL; encoded by the coding sequence ATGAAAAACATTTCGCTACTATTAACGATTATAATGACTCTTGCTATGGGATTTACCGCATGTGACAACACTGGATCTAATGGTGGAACAGGCACCATGGAAGTTACCATGACCGATGCCCCCACTAATTACGATTCAGTAAATGTCACCATTAACAAAGTGCGTGTTAACAAAAAAGAAAACGCAGAAACCGATAGTACAGAATCCGATGAGGAAGCTGAAGAAAACGGATGGGTTACCATCATGAATCAGCAGATGAAAATAAATCTACTAGAATTAACCAACGGTAACCAAATCATGCTTGGTTCCAAGGAACTAGAAGCCGGTACTTATTCACAAATTCGGTTTATTTTGGGTGACGATAATACCGTTACGGTAGATGGACAAACTCATCCCCTGCAAACACCCAGCGCAAAACAATCCGGGCTTAAGCTTAATGTAGATGCCGAAGTAGAAAACGGTGTAACCTACTCTCTACTTATCGATTTTGATGTTGCTCGGTCTATTGTAGAAAAAGGAAATGATGGATATTTGCTCAAACCGGTGCTTCGTGCGGTAAATCTTGCAGAAACTGGATCTATTGCCGGAAATGTACAACCCGCAGATTTTAACACCAATGTGCTCGCTGTGCTCGAAGGCGATACAGTAACATCTACTATCACCGCCGAAAATGGAACCTTCGAAATTATCGGCCTTGCTCCCGATAGTGACTATGAAGTTGTTTTTGATCCCAGCAGCGATCAGTATTCTGATTCTACACAAACCAATATTAAAGTAGAGGCAGGTAAAGAAACTGACCTTGATACTATCCAGTTAGAACAAAACAGTACTCTTTAA